Within the Cotesia glomerata isolate CgM1 linkage group LG6, MPM_Cglom_v2.3, whole genome shotgun sequence genome, the region AGTGGCTGTTGTATGCAATTGTAGAGTCATATCACAGCCAGCTTTGATGAGCGTCGCggtgtcaataattcaaatttcaagACGTAATTTATctgaaataaatgaaaaatgtttgTAAAAGTCCAAGAATAAGTATATAAGTCTAaacttttgttatttatttatttatttacctttTTTATAGTATCAccttaatagaaaaattaatcctGATCAGTTCCGAATAGGGATATTGCTTTACCGGTGAACGACCTTGTTGTTTGTGCTTGTTCTTCAAGGCCCTAACCGGTGCCCCGGCCTCCTTCCCTCGACAGCGAGCTACCGCCAGCAGAGAGCAGAGAGCTGTTCACAAACAGAATATATCCTTGTACCTAGAGCAGCAATGCCTCTTTGAGTATAAAATTGAAGAAACAGTTGATCTTTTAACATGGATCGACTTTGATTTCCGAGTAGAGGAAACGACCTTCCTCACTTGACCAAGTGTTGCTGCAATCGTCCAGCAGTCACCAACAGTCCACTATTTTTCCCACGTTCACCGCGACATTTTTTGTTACTACAATCAGCATCATGCAAAGGATTCATCGGCTGTCTTGCCCATCAGAGTGGTTGTGATGTGGTTCATTTTTACTCATATCACAGCCAGCTTTGATGAGCGAAATGGTACGATAAATATCAATCTCCACTTTAGTAACATAACTAAAACaacaacttttatattttattcaatttatctttattaatttattctgaTATTATGAAAAAGTATACATTTTAAAGcctagttattaatttataaatgtttgtttgtttttttctttcgcAGGGAATGAGCAAAGTTGCGTCCTTACTTGATCCCGAGACTgctgaaaaactttttttagagCGTTACTTATCGCTATGCActgatgttaatttttttatacgtaaATTATGTGCGATACATTTTGGGGAATTTTCAACCTCGATGACTAAAGAAActatgtatgaaaaaatggtaagatttcatttattttttatcatttttaattattttatacaaagcgtgtatatgggtgattctctataaagatgttttttgctgtcccggggatttttttattagaaaaattgttattttctaactaaaaaaaatttattacgaaagtaaaaaaatatttctatttgaagcattgaaaactaaaatcaaataaattttggtttttttttgttataaattcgtaaaccaccgaaataacagtcccctgggctgtcccttTCCCAAAATTGAagctttaagattaaattttaagttattcgtccataatatataattttgtccataatgtttatgaacttaattagttaactaacaatcttcttcactAAAAAGTATCCaaagtatcaaaaaaaaaaaaaaaaaaaaaaaaaaatccagcgtatTATTTTACCTTCTATAAGGTTTATAAGAacctaactagccttgagttaataaccataggtctgttagcgctttatcgccattttatttagtgtcaaaacaCCGTTTGTACTGGAAACATGTGTCTGAGCCACGAGATACTCAGTCCCCtggtaactatttttatttataaaattggttccataagtcttaatattattctaattaatgtaaatattcattgagaacttgaaaagttgaatgaaTTGAAATAGTtagcttgatttttctcaatttaataacaaaaaacagtcccctgtctTGTTAtgtggcaaaagatacacaaatatcgaaaaaagaaaattcaattggctgtgtatttattatcattaagctgatagttttttgtagcccttgttaattttttttctaataatttcaaaaataatttggtcggacaattttgtacagatttaagacatCCTTATAGAGAATAATCcatataattgaataataaataattttatttataaaaagttaattttatgattaacaaaaacaaattacCATTATAGTTGCCGATGTATGTAAATTTATGCAAGGACTTGGTGTGGACAGTAAGAAAATCTTGCGCAGAAGTGATAGTATCAATAGCCTGCTGTGTCCCAGTAGAATTACGACGCACAACTTTGTCTGATATATTAGCTAGTCACCTAGAAGATGAATCCAAGTGGGTTAGACTGTCAGCCTATCAAATGCTCGGTCCTTTTATATCGACATTTGCTAAGAAATTTACTGGAATCGCGTACAATCACTACGGGGAACTCATACTCACAGACCAGCATGGTACTGAGCTCAGGTATAACATGTATgtatagcaattttttttttattttttttttttaatttttccttaCGCTTATCTCTGACACTAGAATCTGTCAATATGATAAATTAACCgtcaatttttatctttttcaaaCAGGATATCTTTTGCCGGTTCGATTGATTCATCGATGTCCTGCAAAGCATCATCAGACGAAGACTACGAGCAGGACAACGAAATGTTGAACAACTTTGGATCCAAGAATAGTAGCAATTCCATGTTTGTTGAGTCGAAGGCAGTAACAACTCGCAGAACATCAAGAAGTGGCTACAGAGCCTCGAAGGTCGATGcgcttaataaattttatgacgaATTTCAGAAGCATCACCAGAGTATAGAAGACAACTCTTTGTTGAATGAGTCATCTAAGAACCTGTGGAACAGTATGGTTTCTTTGAATGAGCCCACTGTATACGACGACCTGGTGCCCGAAGAACATCATCAGTTTAATTCATTCCTCTACTACTACATACCGCCGCCGGATTTACCTCTTTTAGACGGTGATCTCATACAACTGAGCAATGATTCATCTGCCGAAGATAATTCAATACATCAAGATAAATCACCCAAAGAGTCTGCGGATGACAGAACGGAGTTGGTTAATAATTCTGACAGTAATACGCAGGTTGAAGTCACAGTCGAAGATGTTACAAGTAGTGAGATTAATACTGATTTAGCCCAGGACAGCAAAGAGATGAAGAATGAGAAGAATCAGGAGACTGAGAAAAATCTTAGCTATCAAGACAATCAAGATCaggataataaaaatgatgatgataatgaaaatgaagATAATAAACAAGGTAAAGTGGAAGATACTGTTAAAGATGAGctaaataatgttaataataatttaaataaatcctcagaagaaaataatttgatgaATGAAACCATAAGTATATCAAACACATCATTAGATGATAACAATTGTGAATCATCGGCTGACGCCAAACAGCGTAGTTTTATCAGGAAGCATTCGTCTGATGACAATCACCAGACAATTGTTCCCCAggaattgattaatttattcgtCTCAATGGCAGATCCCGAGGCATGGTGGAATTTAAAGTGGAACAGCGCTGAAATACCTCGTTTTTGCGCGTTTTATTTTCCGGCTGTCGTGCTGACTTTAGGAAAAGAAAACTGGCCTATGCTTAAAACAGCGTACGGATATTTGTCAGACGCCCGTGAGTATAAAGTACGTCGGACTATGGCCTCGAGTATTCACGAGGTGGCGATTATTTTGGGTGAAGAATTAGCGGCGCAAGATTTGCTTCCAATATACGACGGGTTTATAAAAGACTTGGATGAAGTTAGAATAGGTGCTCTTAAACATCTAGCGACCTTTTTAAAAGTTCTAAAGCCGGCAGATCGCTGTCACTTCTTGCCGCGCCTCCAGGCATTCCTGTCGATCGACAACGATGGAAACTGGCGGTTTCGCGAGGAAGTTGCTTGTCGTCTGCTCGAAGCAGTGTCACTCTACACCCCTCAGGATGTTGCTAAACACATTGCGCCTCTGTCGTTCCCTTTACTGGTGGACAAAGTTGCCGCCGTAAGACAAATGGCTCTGGAGCTTGTTACCCAGATAATTTCATACCTGTCCAGCGACGAGACTTTGGTGACGACAATAATTCAACAGCTGGAGGAAATGCTGACTGCTAATTCGAGTCGATGGACTTGCAGACAAACGTTCGCATTACTCTGTGCCTCATTGATCAGCAAAGACGCTATCAGTGGTGAAAAATTTGCCAGTGAATTGCTGCCGTCTCTTTTAGAATTGTCCACAGATGTAGTGCCTAATGTCAGACTTGCTGTTGTAAGGACTTTGACGACGCAAGTTGTTAATATAAGCAATATTCTCAGTGAGGAGCAGGTGAAACAGATTAATGATAAGGTGCGAAATTTTCGACAAGACCCCGATCGCGATGTCAGAGCACTTGCCGGCGGCAGTGTAGGAAAATACCAAGCATGCAAGTGACCAGAAGTTAGATCTATCATCgctgttgataataaaagacAGTTGGATGGAAATTAGgggatcaaaaaaattttagtttcacGTTCGAATTTATTATGtccatatatttttaattaattaatcgattctatgaaaattaatatgttTTTAGATATGAtggataaatatttcatttttttattataaatttttttaaaaagcaaGCAATGAGCCTAGgcatgattattattattattgtttcttTATTCACTATTAAATTTAACCGAGTAGATAGTGTAAATTCGTTAACGAaaagattataaatataataataataataataataataattaataattagtaataatagttaatattaataatgataatcagCATTTGTATTTAAAGctcaaataaaaaacgaaTTGGTGATATTTTGTCCAAATCGTCCGACATGTATTAGTGCTACGATTTTGTACTgcctattattaattaaataaaaacgttTATAAATTGTAGTCCTGGCCAGCTTGGTCAATTGTTGATAACGTTTTGTAgactttttatttacatagCATATTATTGAGTACAGATGAGctagttttgaaatttttataggcTTTATATCAAATTTCGAGTAGTGTCAGTCGGTTAATTTTTGCACCGCATTTTTAtcacttaattttttacagccaataaactttttaatataaaatcaataaaaaaaattttttttccgatcatttaataaacttctcccgcatttattattgatttttttgtttaattgtgaaaaatgaattttgtaATGAAGTATGTATGACGGGTAAATGTCAGACAGGAAAGATTAAACCTAAATGATTGTAAATTCCTGTAttgtataatattattaaataaatgtaatttttacttgtcctcgtgatatgaaaattgtcagattgtacaataaaatcaattagtgaagcaaaaataaatgatgataataatgataatgatgttGATTGTAAACAATAACGAGTTGATTGTTTGGTATTCACAAATACATTtaagtaattatattttccTCCAACTGGCACCGATTATTGTGAATACACTTTCTGcgcattgtttttatttaataaataattataataacaacaaatgataataattgtataaaaatacaGGATGTATTTGATAGCTCaatgcaaaaaataaatcttaatattgattagtaaatttttgtaaatttatttatataaaactacaatgatagtaataaattaaaataataatatataataataataataagtgtgGCTAATTAGAATATACCGAATAATCCAGCAGGTGCACAAGCTGGTAATTGACAAGTTTTTTCCTCCATTTCCGTTTCAGCATTTTTGCAATTACTTCTACAATGACGCCAGCGTATTTGCCGTCCCTTACCGCAAGTTACTGAGCAGCTACTCCAATCAGTCCAGCGCgcccattttttattttccattccCCGTTTTTTGCACTTGAATTTCTTTCTATTCCTATTCATACGCCTCATCTTCCGCCTATTTTTCTTCTTCCTCCTTCTTCTCCTCCTTCTGTGGATCGGGCGGATTTTAAACTTCCCGGGTGAATCACTCAAATTACTAGCTATCTTCAATgccaaatatataatatattatttacctttttttattcaacaaacaACCttccatttaaaaaataaaataaaataaacagaaAATTAAGTACAtaacaacatattttttagCAACGTACCTGAGTGTCTGGCTCCTAGAATACGGTGGCGCTTTGAATTGCTGATTCCGGATGCATACCCATGAGGATTCCTACCCGATCGTCGATTAATCTTAATCGATCCTTCGAGCTCATCGacctttaaataaattatttaaaaaacttaatacaactattcattaaatttcttCTTACTCTTTctatttattcttatttatttatttttaatactctcTAGTGTTAATAACCTTTGAAACAAGATTCGCAGCAAGGTCTCTTATTTCTTCAAGCGACGACAAAGGTCTAGCCCCGGACTCTTCAGGACGTCTCTTAACTCTCGCTTTATCTTCATCATGTTTCTTcgtatttttatgatttttcgaGTACcgttttaactttaatttaggtttattattttttcttttaatacttttcttcacctgagaattttttttaacttttgaattaatattgCTCTTAACTTTACTCTTGCGTTTCAATCTCGCTGCTTTATTACTTTTGTTACTAATATTCTTTTCAAGTTTATTTCTTCGGTTCCTCTTCAAATAAAGTCTCTTATCCGGATCTCCAAAGCGCTTGGTGCGGATCAAATTAACCACCTGCGAGTTTTCCGGGAAGAAATTAGTAATTTCTTCTTCATCTACCTCTCGTTTTTTTCTCACATCCTCTACCTGTTTGTCGTTCTTCAACTGCTCGTCCAAGTTGTCTTCATCACTTTCAACTTCAGCAGGCCCGGCAAAAGAATCTGCCAATTTCTTCAGATACTCCGAGGAAGCTGATGATGCTCCGGATGCTAGATGGTTCacattgttaaaattattgcgCTTCACCCGAATATGGTTATGAAGCTCCTGAGGAATTGGCCCGAATAATTTCTCCAAGTCTGTCAGAGATTTTTCATAGCTGGATTTTGCCACAGATTTATTGACGAAAAAATTACTGAAGGGCTGGATGGTTGACAGCTCGGATCTCTTGTTCCGTATGGCCTGCGAATGCACCGATTTTTTATGAACATGATGACATTTAGGGTGATGCGCTTGATGACCTCGGTGGTGACCCTTAGAATCGACCTGCTGGGCGACCAAGGCGACTACCATCAGAGGTAGAAAGATCCATAGGAAGAAAGCCCTTGAGAAGGATTTCACCATAACCCAGCGCGGTTGCCGCACTGAACAGACGGTAAGTCCACGGTGCGAAGAATATCATTAATCAAATAATCTCTTTGTTAAACACTAAATTTCGAGTGAATCcttgtaaaatgtaaattaataaataataaatacaaaattagaGACAATTAATatctttgatttaatttaataattgactaTCGGCCAGATAACTtcattatgtatatatgtaattttgttttgtttttttataaataaaaaatataaagtttttgttttataCTGAGCTTACATAGCGTAGCGAAGAAGCaggatgaaaattaaattaatcttttgctattttattgcttattttgtttattattaattcattaaaatatttaatatttaattaattttttttttttttttttttttattaaataaatacaccGGCGTCTTCGCTGccagtgataaaaaattttttacgt harbors:
- the LOC123267374 gene encoding uncharacterized protein LOC123267374 isoform X1 → MVKSFSRAFFLWIFLPLMVVALVAQQVDSKGHHRGHQAHHPKCHHVHKKSVHSQAIRNKRSELSTIQPFSNFFVNKSVAKSSYEKSLTDLEKLFGPIPQELHNHIRVKRNNFNNVNHLASGASSASSEYLKKLADSFAGPAEVESDEDNLDEQLKNDKQVEDVRKKREVDEEEITNFFPENSQVVNLIRTKRFGDPDKRLYLKRNRRNKLEKNISNKSNKAARLKRKSKVKSNINSKVKKNSQVKKSIKRKNNKPKLKLKRYSKNHKNTKKHDEDKARVKRRPEESGARPLSSLEEIRDLAANLVSKVDELEGSIKINRRSGRNPHGYASGISNSKRHRILGARHSASNLSDSPGKFKIRPIHRRRRRRRKKKNRRKMRRMNRNRKKFKCKKRGMENKKWARWTDWSSCSVTCGKGRQIRWRHCRSNCKNAETEMEEKTCQLPACAPAGLFGIF
- the LOC123267374 gene encoding uncharacterized protein LOC123267374 isoform X2 → MVKSFSRAFFLWIFLPLMVVALVAQQVDSKGHHRGHQAHHPKCHHVHKKSVHSQAIRNKRSELSTIQPFSNFFVNKSVAKSSYEKSLTDLEKLFGPIPQELHNHIRVKRNNFNNVNHLASGASSASSEYLKKLADSFAGPAEVESDEDNLDEQLKNDKQVEDVRKKREVDEEEITNFFPENSQVVNLIRTKRFGDPDKRLYLKRNRRNKLEKNISNKSNKAARLKRKSKVKSNINSKVKKNSQVKKSIKRKNNKPKLKLKRYSKNHKNTKKHDEDKARVKRRPEESGARPLSSLEEIRDLAANLVSKVDELEGSIKINRRSGRNPHGYASGISNSKRHRILGARHSDS
- the LOC123267374 gene encoding uncharacterized protein LOC123267374 isoform X3; protein product: MVKSFSRAFFLWIFLPLMVVALVAQQVDSKGHHRGHQAHHPKCHHVHKKSVHSQAIRNKRSELSTIQPFSNFFVNKSVAKSSYEKSLTDLEKLFGPIPQELHNHIRVKRNNFNNVNHLASGASSASSEYLKKLADSFAGPAEVESDEDNLDEQLKNDKQVEDVRKKREVDEEEITNFFPENSQVVNLIRTKRFGDPDKRLYLKRNRRNKLEKNISNKSNKAARLKRKSKVKSNINSKVKKNSQVKKSIKRKNNKPKLKLKRYSKNHKNTKKHDEDKARVKRRPEESGARPLSSLEEIRDLAANLVSKVDELEGSIKINRRSGRNPHGYASGISNSKRHRILGARHSGK